GTTCTTGATGCTGCAACGTCGGTCCATTGTGAATTAGGACCCGGTTTGCTTGAATCCGTTTATGAAAAGGCCTTGATGGTGGAATTGGATGAGCGGGGAATTCCGGCGGAATGTCAGACTCTGATTCCGGTCCGTTATCATGGTCAGGACCTTGGGATGGGGTTCAGAGCTGACATCCTTGTCGATCGCTCTTTGTTACTGGAATTGAAGTCAGTCAAAGAAATCATCCCGATTCATATATCCCAAGTGATTACCTACCTGAAACTGTTGGGGCTGAAAAGAGGGTATCTGTTGAACTTTAATAAGCGGCTGATGAAAAATGGGATGAAGAGAATCTCTATCTGAGGTTTCCCCGTGACTCCCCGAGTACCCCGTGGTTCAAGCTTTTCGGGGGT
Above is a window of Deltaproteobacteria bacterium DNA encoding:
- a CDS encoding GxxExxY protein, with the translated sequence MNTADKTQKRLVDCDDRLIDVVLDAATSVHCELGPGLLESVYEKALMVELDERGIPAECQTLIPVRYHGQDLGMGFRADILVDRSLLLELKSVKEIIPIHISQVITYLKLLGLKRGYLLNFNKRLMKNGMKRISI